In Raphanus sativus cultivar WK10039 unplaced genomic scaffold, ASM80110v3 Scaffold0111, whole genome shotgun sequence, a single window of DNA contains:
- the LOC130501179 gene encoding DUF21 domain-containing protein At4g33700 encodes MAAELECCEANFFIHIAVIAFLVLFAGLMSGLTLGLMSLSLVDLEVLAKSGTPQHRQYAAKILPVVKNQHLLLVTLLVCNAAAMETLPIFLDSLVTAWGAILISVTLILLFGEIIPQSICSRYGLAIGATVAPFVRVLVFVCLPVAWPISKLLDFLLGHRRAALFRRAELKTLVDFHGNEAGKGGELTHDETTIIAGALELSDKMVKDAMTPISDIFVIDINAKLDRDLMNLILEKGHSRVPVYYEQPNNIIGLVLVKNLLTINPDDETPVKNVTIRRIPRVPETLPLYDILNEFQKGLSHMAVVVRQCDKIHPLPSKDVKDERVKEVQVDVDGEGTPQERMLRTKRSLQKWKSFPNRASSFKRSKTKKWSKDNDADILHLNGNPLPKLAEEEEAVGIITMEDVIEELLQEEIFDETDHHFEDS; translated from the exons ATGGCGGCGGAGCTTGAATGTTGCGAGGCGAACTTCTTCATACACATAGCGGTGATAGCGTTTCTGGTCTTGTTCGCTGGACTCATGTCTGGTTTGACATTGGGTCTTATGTCCCTGAGTCTCGTTGATCTCGAGGTTCTCGCTAAATCCGGTACTCCCCAGCATCGCCAATACGCTG CAAAGATATTGCCAGTGGTGAAGAATCAGCATCTGTTGCTTGTCACTTTACTTGTATGCAATGCAGCTGCTATGGAG aCGCTTCCTATTTTTCTTGATTCTCTTGTCACGGCTTGGGGTGCCATTTTGATCTCAGTTACATTGATTCTTCTCTTTGGTGAG ATTATACCTCAGTCAATATGTTCACGTTATGGTTTGGCCATTGGTGCAACAGTGGCTCCCTTTGTCCGTGTCCTCGTCTTTGTCTGCTTACCAGTTGCATGGCCGATTAGCAAG CTGCTGGACTTCCTATTGGGTCACCGTCGTGCAGCGCTGTTTCGAAGAGCTGAGCTGAAAACACTTGTAGACTTTCATGGAAATGAG gCTGGAAAGGGCGGAGAGTTGACTCATGACGAAACGACAATCATTGCAGGAGCTCTTGAACTCTCTGATAAAATGGTCAAGGATGCTATGACACCAATCTCTGATATATTTGTGATCGATATCAATGCTAAACTAGACAG GGATTTGATGAACTTGATTCTTGAGAAAGGGCATAGCAGAGTTCCAGTTTACTATGAGCAGCCAAATAACATCATCGGCCTTGTTCTG GTAAAGAACTTACTGACTATCAATCCAGATGATGAAACACCCGTCAAGAATGTCACAATAAGAAGGATTCCGAG AGTACCAGAAACCTTGCCTTTATATGACATATTGAATGAGTTCCAGAAAGGACTCAGTCATATGGCTGTTGTGGTGAGGCAGTGCGACAAAATCCACCCTTTACCTAGTAAAGATGTTAAAGACG AGAGGGTTAAGGAAGTACAAGTGGATGTTGATGGTGAAGGAACTCCTCAAGAGAGAATGCTAAGGACAAAGAGATCGCTACAAAAGTGGAAGAGCTTTCCAAATCGAGCAAGTTCGTTCAAGAGAAGTAAGACCAAGAAGTGGTCAAAGGACAATGACGCAGACATCTTGCATTTAAATGGCAACCCGCTGCCTAAACTAgccgaggaagaagaagctgttGGAATCATTACAATGGAAGATGTTATTGAGGAACTTTTGCAG GAGGAGATCTTTGATGAAACGGATCACCATTTTGAAGACTCGTGA
- the LOC130501181 gene encoding uncharacterized protein LOC130501181 — MDLETENRIASILLREAAELRRQAEKEGVRAYLEKPNVRHRPNSRFLTATVLGVQQANKAVETDEMWRLRRTEIEFDQRLKRKSRDESTSVQSEHNNSRSFVKRCTSVDDNVARSSPSSSQSRNKRWQPGYDDDDGKGLGDVEVETFLQSRVKRGRGSVGPKMDEPFPCLPITELPTASGTGDRKFAVEPERWPLLRHNTDSSSSSEEEEAHGRTHRKRKEHKQKLSKRHKSKEKKRDHKSKEKKKDRKEKRRDEKKRKHGRD; from the exons ATGGATCTGGAGACTGAGAATAGAATAGCTTCGATTCTGTTAAGAGAAGCAGCGGAACTGAGGAGACAAGCTGAGAAAGAAGGAGTCCGAGCTTATCTTGAGAAGCCTAATGTAAGGCATCGTCCCAACTCTAGGTTTCTCACTGCTACTGTCCTTGGTGTTCAGCAAG CAAACAAAGCTGTAGAGACCGATGAGATGTGGAGGCTTCGTCGCACTGAGATTGAGTTTGATCAGAGGCTCAAAAGAAAATCAAGAGATGAGAGCACTAGTGTCCAAAGCGAACATAACAATAGCAGGAGTTTTGTTAAGAGATGCACTTCAGTTGATGACAATGTTGCTCGTTCTTCACCATCGTCAAGCCAGAGCAGAAACAAAAGATGGCAACCCggttatgatgatgatgatgggaaaGGGTTGGGAGATGTCGAGGTTGAGACTTTTCTCCAATCAAG GGTCAAGCGTGGCAGAGGCTCTGTTGGTCCTAAGATGGACGAACCATTTCCTTGTCTTCCTATCACGGAACTGCCAACAGCTTCTGGTACAGGAGATCGTAAGTTCGCTGTAGAGCCAGAAAGATGGCCTCTACTGAGACATAACACggattcatcttcttcttccgaGGAGGAAGAGGCTCATGGGCGTACtcatagaaaaagaaaagagcatAAGCAGAAACTTAGTAAGAGGCACAAgtcaaaagagaagaaaagagatcacaagtcaaaagagaagaaaaaagataggaaggagaagagaagagatgagaagaagagaaaacatgGCAGGGACTAA
- the LOC130501178 gene encoding LL-diaminopimelate aminotransferase, chloroplastic-like: protein MSSSTHQLTSSMISSSSSTFLAPSSFNLRSRNGCLPMPKRVNTCKCVATPQDKIEYKTNVSRNSNMSKLQAGYLFPEIARRRSAHLLKYPDAQIISLGIGDTTEPIPEVITSAMAKKAHELSTVEGYSGYGAEQGAKPLRAALAKTYYSGLGIGEDDIFVSDGAKCDISRLQVMFGSNVTVAVQDPSYPAYVDSSVIMGQTGQFNTDVQKYGNIEYMRCTPENGFFPDLSTVGRTDIIFFCSPNNPTGAAATRDQLTQLVQFAKKNGSIIVYDSAYAMYMSDDNPRSIFEIPGAEEVAMETASFSKYAGFTGVRLGWTVIPKQLLYSDGFPVAKDFNRIVCTCFNGASNLSQAGALACLTPEGLEAMHKVVGFYKENTNIIIDTFTSLGYDVYGGKNAPYVWVHFPKQSSWDVFAEILEKTHVVTTPGSGFGPGGEGFVRVSAFGHRENILEACRRFKQLYK, encoded by the exons ATGTCGTCGTCGACTCATCAGTTAACTTCTTCCATgatctcttcttcctcatccaCCTTTTTAGCCCCTTCAAGTTTTAATCTCAG AAGTCGAAATGGTTGTTTACCAATGCCAAAACGGGTCAACACTTGCAAATGCGTTGCAACCCCACAAGATAAGATTG aaTATAAGACAAATGTGTCAAGGAATTCAAACATGTCCAAACTCCAGGCTGGTTACCTCTTCCCGGAG ATTGCTAGAAGAAGGTCTGCACATTTGCTGAAGTACCCAGATGCGCAAATTATTAGTCTTGGAATAGGCGACACAACAGAGCCAATTCCAGAAGTGATCACTTCTGCAATGGCAAAG AAAGCTCATGAGTTGTCCACGGTAGAGGGATATAGTGGCTATGGTGCTGAACAAGGTGCAAAG CCACTGAGAGCTGCTCTTGCCAAAACATACTACAGTGGCCTTGGCATAGGTGAAGATGACATCTTCGTTTCTGATGGTGCCAAATGTGATATCTCACGTCTCCAG GTTATGTTTGGTTCCAATGTTACAGTTGCCGTTCAAGATCCTTCATATCCG GCTTATGTGGACTCCAGTGTTATTATGGGTCAGACAGGACAGTTTAACACAGACGTGCAGAAGTATGGAAACATCGAGTACATGAGATGCACTCCAGAGAACGGCTTCTTCCCAGACTTATCAACTGTTGGCAGGACGGACATCATTTTCTTCTGTTCCCCAAATAACCCTACGGGCGCTGCTGCAACGAGGGATCAACTGACTCAGTTAGTACAGTTTGCAAAGAAGAACGGATCAATCATAGTGTATGATTCCGCATATGCAATGTACATGTCTGATGATAACCCACGCTCCATTTTCGAAATCCCTGGAGCAGAAGAG GTCGCTATGGAGACAGCTTCCTTCAGTAAATACGCTGGTTTCACTGGAGTTAGACTTGGTTGGACAGTCATCCCGAAACAGCTGCTCTATTCAGACGGCTTCCCTGTTGCAAAAGACTTCAATCGAATTGTCTGCACTTGTTTCAACGGTGCCTCTAATCTCTCTCAAGCTGGTGCACTTGCTTGCCTCACACCAGAAGGACTTGAG GCAATGCACAAGGTGGTTGGGTTctacaaagaaaacacaaacataaTCATAGACACATTCACTTCTCTCGGATATGATGTGTATGGAGGAAAGAATGCGCCGTACGTTTGGGTTCATTTCCCGAAGCAAAGCTCGTGGGATGTGTTTGCTGAGATTCTGGAGAAGACTCACGTGGTTACAACTCCGGGGAGCGGGTTTGGACCTGGAGGTGAAGGGTTTGTTCGTGTTAGCGCATTTGGTCACAGAGAGAACATCTTGGAGGCATGTCGGAGATTCAAGCAGCTTTACAAATGA
- the LOC130501182 gene encoding uncharacterized protein LOC130501182 produces MAPSAAMFTLSSYPQIQQLPTTHNSTLQPQQQEPSLPVVKCHLPARSSSESSESSRSKFILWLFGDPATYDKRFQRAVELSCS; encoded by the coding sequence ATGGCACCATCAGCTGCAATGTTCACGCTCTCCTCCTATCCTCAAATTCAGCAGTTACCAACAACACACAATAGTACTCTGCAGCCACAACAACAGGAACCGTCTCTGCCGGTGGTTAAATGTCACCTTCCGGCAAGAAGCTCATCAGAAAGTTCTGAAAGTTCTCGTTCCAAGTTTATTCTCTGGCTGTTTGGTGATCCTGCTACGTACGACAAGAGGTTCCAACGAGCTGTTGAACTTAGTTGCTCCTGA
- the LOC130501183 gene encoding dynamin-related protein 3A-like isoform X1, which yields MSVEEATNEAPPPSSAASSKAAPLGSSVIPIVNKLQDIFAQLGSQSSIELPQVAVVGSQSSGKSSVLEALVGRDFLPRGNDICTRRPLVLQLLQTKSKSNGGSDDEWGEFLHLPNNRIYDFSEIRREIEAETNRLVGENKGVSDKQIRLKIFSPNVLDITLVDLPGITKVPVGDQPTDIEARIRTMILSYIKQPSCLILAVTPANSDLANSDALQIAGNADPDGHRTIGVITKLDIMDRGTDARNLLLGKVVPLRLGYVGVVNRCQEDILLNRSVKEALSAEEKFFRSRPAYHGLADRLGIPQLAKKLNQILVQHIKALLPDLKSRISNALVATAKEHQSYGEITESTAGQGALLLNFLSKYCEAYSSLLDGKSEEMSTSELSGGARIHYIFQSIFVKSLEEVDPCEDLTDDDIRTAIQNATGPRSALFVPDVPFEVLVRRQISRLLDPSLQCARFIFDELVKISHKCMMNELQRFPVLRKRMDEVIGDFLREGLEPSEAMIGDIIDMEMDYINTSHPNFIGGTKAVEAAMQNVKSSRVPHPVARPKQDPVDLEKTSSSSASQVKSRSFLGRQANGIVPDQGVVSADAEKAAPAANANDSRWGIPSIFRGGDNRAVTKENFLNKPFNEAVEDISQNLSMIYLKEPPAVLRPSETHSEQEDVEIQITKLLLKSYYDIVRKNIEDSVPKAIMHFLVNHTKRELHNVFIKKLYRENLFEEMLQEPDEVAVKRKRTRETLHILQQAYRTLDELPMEAESVCNGGTDTTGVSKHLDLPASSSMYSTSSSSYSASPSTGRRSRRAGDQHQNGYGF from the exons ATGTCTGTTGAAGAAGCAACCAACGAGGCTCCTCCACCTTCTTCCGCCGCCAGCAGCAAAGCGGCGCCTCTAGGCTCCTCCGTGATCCCGATCGTCAACAAGCTCCAAGACATCTTCGCCCAGCTCGGGAGCCAGTCCTCGATCGAGCTCCCTCAGGTGGCCGTCGTCGGGAGCCAGAGCAGCGGCAAGTCCAGCGTCCTCGAAGCCCTCGTCGGCCGAGACTTCCTCCCCCGCGGCAACGACATCTGCACGCGCCGCCCCCTCGTCCTCCAGCTCCTCCAGACCAAGAGCAAGTCCAACGGCGGATCAGATGACGAGTGGGGAGAGTTCCTCCACCTCCCTAACAACCGTATCTACGACTTCTCCGAGATTCGTCGCGAAATTGag GCTGAGACGAATAGATTGGTGGGAGAGAACAAAGGTGTGTCGGATAAGCAGATTCGTTTGAAGATATTTTCTCCTAATGTGTTGGATATCACGCTTGTGGATCTTCCTGGTATCACTAAGGTCCCTGTGGGTGACCAGCCTACTGACATTGAAGCACGTATTAGAACCATGATCTTGTCTTACATCAAGCAGCCTAGCTGTTTGATACTGGCTGTTACTCCCGCCAATTCCGATTTGGCGAACTCTGATGCCCTTCAGATCGCAGGGAATGCTGATCCCGATG GTCACAGAACAATAGGTGTTATCACAAAG TTGGATATCATGGACAGAGGTACTGATGCTCGTAACTTACTTCTTGGAAAAGTTGTTCCTTTACGACTTGGATATGTGGGAGTTGTTAACCGTTGCCAGGAG GATATTTTGCTAAACCGTTCTGTCAAGGAAGCACTTAGCGCAGAAGAGAAATTCTTCCGAAGTCGCCCA GCTTATCATGGTCTTGCTGATCGTTTGGGTATCCCTCAGCTAGCAAAGAAGTTAAATCAG ATCCTTGTTCAACATATCAAAGCTCTGCTTCCTGATTTGAAGTCGCGTATAAGTAATGCTTTGGTTGCCACAGCTAAGGAACATCAGAGTTATGGTGAAATTACAGAATCCACG GCTGGTCAAGGAGCTCTTCTCCtcaattttctttcaaaatactGTGAAG CATACTCTTCATTGCTGGATGGGAAAAGTGAAGAAATGTCTACGTCAGAGCTCTCTGGAGGAGCAAGGATTCACTATATTTTCCAGTCAATCTTTGTTAAGAGTTTGGAG GAGGTTGATCCGTGTGAAGACTTAACAGATGATGATATTCGGACTGCAATCCAGAATGCAACTGGGCCAAGATCCGCATTATTTGTTCCAGAC GTTCCGTTTGAAGTTCTTGTTAGGAGGCAGATATCTCGTTTGTTAGATCCTAGCCTTCAGTGTGCTAGGTTCATTTTTGATGAGCTCGTAAAG ATTAGTCATAAATGTATGATGAATGAGTTACAGCGCTTCCCTGTCCTGAGAAAACGCATGGATGAGGTTATTGGGGATTTCCTGCGAGAAGGTCTTGAACCCTCAGAAGCAATGATCGGTGATATCATTGATATGGAG ATGGATTACATAAACACTTCTCATCCTAATTTTATTGGCGGAACCAAGGCCGTGGAGGCTGCAATGCAAAACGTGAAGTCTTCTAGGGTTCCCCATCCTGTGGCACGACCAAAG CAGGATCCAGTGGACCTCGAgaaaacttcttcttcttcagcaagTCAGGTGAAATCTCGATCTTTTCTCGGCAGACAAGCTAATGGAATTGTCCCTGATCAG GGAGTTGTATCCGCAGATGCTGAAAAAGCTGCACCAGCTG CAAATGCGAATGATTCAAGGTGGGGTATCCCTTCAATTTTCCGAGGTGGTGATAATCGGGCAGTTACCAAAGAAAACTTCTTAAACAAACCATTTAATGAAGCTGTTGAGGACATTTCTCAGAACTTATCGATGATCTATCTAAAGGAG CCCCCAGCTGTCTTGAGGCCATCCGAAACCCATTCAGAACAGGAAGATGTCGAGATTCAGATTACAAAACTGTTGCTTAAATCATACTATGACATTGTGAGGAAAAATATTGAGGACTCAGTACCAAAAGCAATCATGCATTTCCTG GTAAACCACACAAAACGTGAGCTGCACAATGTCTTCATCAAGAAGCTATACAG GGAGAACTTGTTTGAAGAAATGCTGCAAGAGCCGGATGAGGTAGCGGTTAAGAGGAAACGCACTCGAGAAACACTCCACATTCTTCAGCAAGCTTACAGG ACACTAGACGAGTTGCCTATGGAAGCAGAATCAGTATGCAATGGTGGTACTGATACAACAGGTGTGTCAAAACATCTCGACTTGCCAGCATCTTCTTCGATGTATTCCACGAGCAGTTCATCATACTCGGCATCTCCATCTACGggaagaagatcaagaagagCAGGAGATCAACACCAAAATGGATATGGATTCTGA
- the LOC130501183 gene encoding dynamin-related protein 3A-like isoform X2, whose protein sequence is MSVEEATNEAPPPSSAASSKAAPLGSSVIPIVNKLQDIFAQLGSQSSIELPQVAVVGSQSSGKSSVLEALVGRDFLPRGNDICTRRPLVLQLLQTKSKSNGGSDDEWGEFLHLPNNRIYDFSEIRREIEAETNRLVGENKGVSDKQIRLKIFSPNVLDITLVDLPGITKVPVGDQPTDIEARIRTMILSYIKQPSCLILAVTPANSDLANSDALQIAGNADPDGHRTIGVITKLDIMDRGTDARNLLLGKVVPLRLGYVGVVNRCQEDILLNRSVKEALSAEEKFFRSRPAYHGLADRLGIPQLAKKLNQILVQHIKALLPDLKSRISNALVATAKEHQSYGEITESTAGQGALLLNFLSKYCEAYSSLLDGKSEEMSTSELSGGARIHYIFQSIFVKSLEEVDPCEDLTDDDIRTAIQNATGPRSALFVPDVPFEVLVRRQISRLLDPSLQCARFIFDELVKISHKCMMNELQRFPVLRKRMDEVIGDFLREGLEPSEAMIGDIIDMEMDYINTSHPNFIGGTKAVEAAMQNVKSSRVPHPVARPKDPVDLEKTSSSSASQVKSRSFLGRQANGIVPDQGVVSADAEKAAPAANANDSRWGIPSIFRGGDNRAVTKENFLNKPFNEAVEDISQNLSMIYLKEPPAVLRPSETHSEQEDVEIQITKLLLKSYYDIVRKNIEDSVPKAIMHFLVNHTKRELHNVFIKKLYRENLFEEMLQEPDEVAVKRKRTRETLHILQQAYRTLDELPMEAESVCNGGTDTTGVSKHLDLPASSSMYSTSSSSYSASPSTGRRSRRAGDQHQNGYGF, encoded by the exons ATGTCTGTTGAAGAAGCAACCAACGAGGCTCCTCCACCTTCTTCCGCCGCCAGCAGCAAAGCGGCGCCTCTAGGCTCCTCCGTGATCCCGATCGTCAACAAGCTCCAAGACATCTTCGCCCAGCTCGGGAGCCAGTCCTCGATCGAGCTCCCTCAGGTGGCCGTCGTCGGGAGCCAGAGCAGCGGCAAGTCCAGCGTCCTCGAAGCCCTCGTCGGCCGAGACTTCCTCCCCCGCGGCAACGACATCTGCACGCGCCGCCCCCTCGTCCTCCAGCTCCTCCAGACCAAGAGCAAGTCCAACGGCGGATCAGATGACGAGTGGGGAGAGTTCCTCCACCTCCCTAACAACCGTATCTACGACTTCTCCGAGATTCGTCGCGAAATTGag GCTGAGACGAATAGATTGGTGGGAGAGAACAAAGGTGTGTCGGATAAGCAGATTCGTTTGAAGATATTTTCTCCTAATGTGTTGGATATCACGCTTGTGGATCTTCCTGGTATCACTAAGGTCCCTGTGGGTGACCAGCCTACTGACATTGAAGCACGTATTAGAACCATGATCTTGTCTTACATCAAGCAGCCTAGCTGTTTGATACTGGCTGTTACTCCCGCCAATTCCGATTTGGCGAACTCTGATGCCCTTCAGATCGCAGGGAATGCTGATCCCGATG GTCACAGAACAATAGGTGTTATCACAAAG TTGGATATCATGGACAGAGGTACTGATGCTCGTAACTTACTTCTTGGAAAAGTTGTTCCTTTACGACTTGGATATGTGGGAGTTGTTAACCGTTGCCAGGAG GATATTTTGCTAAACCGTTCTGTCAAGGAAGCACTTAGCGCAGAAGAGAAATTCTTCCGAAGTCGCCCA GCTTATCATGGTCTTGCTGATCGTTTGGGTATCCCTCAGCTAGCAAAGAAGTTAAATCAG ATCCTTGTTCAACATATCAAAGCTCTGCTTCCTGATTTGAAGTCGCGTATAAGTAATGCTTTGGTTGCCACAGCTAAGGAACATCAGAGTTATGGTGAAATTACAGAATCCACG GCTGGTCAAGGAGCTCTTCTCCtcaattttctttcaaaatactGTGAAG CATACTCTTCATTGCTGGATGGGAAAAGTGAAGAAATGTCTACGTCAGAGCTCTCTGGAGGAGCAAGGATTCACTATATTTTCCAGTCAATCTTTGTTAAGAGTTTGGAG GAGGTTGATCCGTGTGAAGACTTAACAGATGATGATATTCGGACTGCAATCCAGAATGCAACTGGGCCAAGATCCGCATTATTTGTTCCAGAC GTTCCGTTTGAAGTTCTTGTTAGGAGGCAGATATCTCGTTTGTTAGATCCTAGCCTTCAGTGTGCTAGGTTCATTTTTGATGAGCTCGTAAAG ATTAGTCATAAATGTATGATGAATGAGTTACAGCGCTTCCCTGTCCTGAGAAAACGCATGGATGAGGTTATTGGGGATTTCCTGCGAGAAGGTCTTGAACCCTCAGAAGCAATGATCGGTGATATCATTGATATGGAG ATGGATTACATAAACACTTCTCATCCTAATTTTATTGGCGGAACCAAGGCCGTGGAGGCTGCAATGCAAAACGTGAAGTCTTCTAGGGTTCCCCATCCTGTGGCACGACCAAAG GATCCAGTGGACCTCGAgaaaacttcttcttcttcagcaagTCAGGTGAAATCTCGATCTTTTCTCGGCAGACAAGCTAATGGAATTGTCCCTGATCAG GGAGTTGTATCCGCAGATGCTGAAAAAGCTGCACCAGCTG CAAATGCGAATGATTCAAGGTGGGGTATCCCTTCAATTTTCCGAGGTGGTGATAATCGGGCAGTTACCAAAGAAAACTTCTTAAACAAACCATTTAATGAAGCTGTTGAGGACATTTCTCAGAACTTATCGATGATCTATCTAAAGGAG CCCCCAGCTGTCTTGAGGCCATCCGAAACCCATTCAGAACAGGAAGATGTCGAGATTCAGATTACAAAACTGTTGCTTAAATCATACTATGACATTGTGAGGAAAAATATTGAGGACTCAGTACCAAAAGCAATCATGCATTTCCTG GTAAACCACACAAAACGTGAGCTGCACAATGTCTTCATCAAGAAGCTATACAG GGAGAACTTGTTTGAAGAAATGCTGCAAGAGCCGGATGAGGTAGCGGTTAAGAGGAAACGCACTCGAGAAACACTCCACATTCTTCAGCAAGCTTACAGG ACACTAGACGAGTTGCCTATGGAAGCAGAATCAGTATGCAATGGTGGTACTGATACAACAGGTGTGTCAAAACATCTCGACTTGCCAGCATCTTCTTCGATGTATTCCACGAGCAGTTCATCATACTCGGCATCTCCATCTACGggaagaagatcaagaagagCAGGAGATCAACACCAAAATGGATATGGATTCTGA
- the LOC130501184 gene encoding costars family protein ST45-2-like encodes MNVEEEIQKLEEEIHRLGSLQPDGSYKVTFGVLFNDDRCANIFEALVGTLRAAKKRKIVAFPGELLLQGVHDQVEITLRPSPPPPQAAVSAAAATS; translated from the exons ATGAACGTAGAAGAAGAGATTCAGAAACTTGAGGAAGAGATCCATCGTCTTGGTTCTCTCCAGCCTGATGGTTCTTACAAG GTGACGTTTGGAGTGTTGTTCAATGACGATCGATGTGCCAACATCTTCGAAGCTTTGGTTGGGACTTTGAGAGCTGCCAAGAAGCGCAAAATAGTGGCATTCCCAGGAGAACTCTTGCTCCAAGGCGTTCACGACCAGGTTGAGATCACTCTCCGTCCATCTCCACCCCCACCTCAAGCTGCTGTCTCCGCTGCCGCCGCCACTTCCTAA
- the LOC108837459 gene encoding uncharacterized protein LOC108837459 has product MERADEGAGEPSGAAIRSRLSNRADPFLVVCRCFSFVTSLIAILCVVVNVLAAIRSFRDSHDLFDGIFRCYAVVIACFVVLAETEWGFILKFSKVLEYWAGRGMLQIFVAVMTRAFPDYLAQKKDLLLLQNIASYMLLSCGLTYFISGVLCIGFLKRARQQKEISREQAVKDLEEIDRRREELEQLLLKHRSRDDV; this is encoded by the exons ATGGAGAGGGCCGATGAAGGAGCAGGCGAGCCTTCTGGAGCCGCCATAAGATCGAGGCTCAGTAACAGAGCGGATCCTTTCCTTGTTGTTTGCAGGTGTTTCAGCTTCGTTACCTCTCTTATCGCCATCCTCTGCGTCGTCGTCAATGTTCTCGCCGCTATTCGCTCTTTCAGAGATAGCCACGAT cTGTTCGATGGAATATTCCGGTGCTACGCTGTGGTGATTGCTTGTTTCGTGGTTCTCGCCGAGACTGAATGGGGTTTCATCCTCAAATTTTCCAAGGTTCTTGAGTACTGGGCTGGGAGAGGAATGCTTCAGATTTT TGTTGCTGTGATGACAAGAGCTTTCCCTGACTATCTGGCTCAGAAGAAGGATCTCCTTCTTCTACAGAATATCGCTAGCTACATGCTCCTTTCTTGCGGTCTTACCTATTTCATCTCT GGAGTTCTGTGCATTGGCTTTCTGAAGCGTGCTCGACAGCAGAAGGAAATTTCAAGAGAACAAGCCGTCAAGGATCTTGAG GAGATAGACCGACGCAGGGAAGAGCTGGAACAATTGCTCCTGAAGCATCGCAGTAGAGACGACGTGTGA